Proteins encoded in a region of the Dehalogenimonas sp. THU2 genome:
- a CDS encoding reductive dehalogenase, translating to MQKYHSTMSRRDFMKALGVSAAGISTATALAPAFSDLDEMVAKEGLYGKRPWWIKEREHLDTTTEIDWTEMKRYSENDTMRGTHAAEYRLSLFDQTEWDRRSALKKEEEKKWLLEEKPGYSLKDVAYSSNVGSNQSVSQSFLGAQKASTPEARGVAKWEGSPEEAASMLRTFLRSVGAMSVGIVELEEGKTKKLIYDFESGGKIRNVWEDTDTAIVRDLGGGNKEHVLPNKFKYAIEIINQESMNLFKVNPTLLMSQIRYGRNANTQAATMEFIRGLGYQAVGQFSINAIGIAPALATISGRGEMGRMNRLITPEHGPIVGAFTMLTNLPLAPDKPIDAGYMRFCKDCMKCAETCAEGAISFERDPYWETIGAWNNAGHRAWFEDSRKCAAYRALPSACTSGKCLAVCTFSKDHTAGIHTVVQATLSATPVFNGFFKEMDDIFYHEGLHNPEKFWDIELPTYAIDSTINGRDTHS from the coding sequence TTGCAAAAGTATCACAGTACAATGTCCCGCCGCGATTTCATGAAGGCACTGGGCGTGAGCGCGGCTGGTATCAGCACCGCCACTGCCTTGGCCCCGGCTTTTTCCGATCTCGATGAGATGGTCGCCAAAGAAGGCTTATACGGCAAACGTCCCTGGTGGATCAAAGAGCGCGAGCACTTGGACACCACCACCGAGATCGACTGGACCGAAATGAAGCGTTATTCTGAAAACGATACCATGCGCGGCACACATGCCGCTGAGTACCGGTTAAGTCTCTTTGATCAAACCGAATGGGATCGTCGTTCAGCTCTGAAGAAAGAAGAGGAGAAGAAATGGCTCCTTGAGGAAAAACCCGGTTACTCATTGAAGGATGTCGCCTATTCATCCAATGTTGGTAGCAATCAATCGGTTAGCCAGAGCTTCCTGGGCGCTCAGAAGGCTTCCACCCCCGAAGCCCGCGGCGTAGCCAAATGGGAAGGCTCCCCGGAAGAGGCGGCCTCCATGCTGCGCACCTTCCTGCGCTCCGTCGGCGCCATGAGTGTCGGTATTGTCGAATTGGAAGAGGGCAAGACTAAGAAGCTGATTTATGACTTCGAGAGTGGCGGTAAGATCCGCAACGTCTGGGAGGACACTGACACCGCCATCGTCCGCGACCTTGGCGGCGGTAACAAAGAACATGTCTTGCCCAATAAGTTCAAATACGCCATCGAAATCATCAACCAGGAGTCGATGAACCTGTTCAAGGTCAACCCCACCCTGCTGATGTCCCAGATCCGCTATGGCCGCAACGCCAACACCCAGGCGGCGACCATGGAGTTCATCCGCGGTTTGGGTTACCAGGCAGTTGGACAGTTCTCCATCAATGCTATCGGTATTGCCCCGGCCTTAGCCACTATCTCCGGCCGCGGCGAGATGGGCCGCATGAACCGCCTGATCACCCCGGAGCACGGTCCTATCGTCGGCGCCTTCACCATGCTGACCAACCTGCCCCTGGCCCCGGACAAACCTATCGACGCCGGTTATATGCGTTTCTGCAAGGACTGCATGAAATGCGCCGAAACATGCGCCGAGGGTGCGATCTCATTCGAGCGGGATCCCTATTGGGAGACCATCGGCGCTTGGAATAACGCTGGTCACCGGGCTTGGTTCGAGGATTCCCGCAAGTGCGCTGCTTACCGCGCCCTGCCCAGTGCCTGCACCTCCGGCAAATGTTTGGCCGTATGTACCTTCTCCAAGGACCACACTGCTGGTATCCACACTGTCGTTCAGGCGACATTGTCCGCCACTCCAGTGTTCAACGGCTTCTTTAAGGAGATGGACGATATCTTCTACCACGAAGGTCTGCACAATCCTGAGAAATTCTGGGATATCGAACTGCCGACCTACGCGATTGACTCAACCATCAACGGTAGAGACACGCACTCGTAA